A window from Alkalicoccobacillus plakortidis encodes these proteins:
- a CDS encoding ABC transporter permease, translating to MSIFKFALKRSFQSKTNLLFLIVLPVLLIFLPSEPDSWISLPYGFHYFGVVLLFVSVRLAVILLEDRQQGIIKRIAMAPVSNLSYLTQNVLAFSLILLLPILLLISGGIFYGHELYHTGRLFLLYVCFAFAALSMSLAWVSIYRNKETSFLVFMVIVVLMTLVSGIMLPIEIMPDNIEKVAYSLPTYWYNKGLTAIVSQASLPEFLLPLVILLAFSLLFLLIGSKRKIV from the coding sequence ATGAGCATTTTCAAATTTGCACTCAAACGTAGTTTTCAAAGCAAAACCAATCTTCTTTTTTTAATCGTTTTACCTGTTTTGCTCATATTTTTACCTTCTGAACCAGACTCGTGGATCTCTCTCCCTTATGGATTTCATTATTTTGGTGTCGTACTTTTGTTTGTATCTGTACGTCTTGCGGTCATTCTACTTGAGGATCGACAGCAAGGAATTATCAAACGAATTGCCATGGCACCTGTAAGTAATCTCTCCTACCTAACTCAAAATGTTCTTGCTTTTTCACTGATTCTCCTGTTGCCGATCCTACTATTAATTAGCGGTGGGATCTTTTATGGTCATGAACTCTATCATACAGGCCGACTATTTCTTTTATATGTATGTTTTGCATTTGCCGCATTATCGATGTCACTTGCATGGGTTTCTATTTATCGGAATAAAGAAACATCTTTTTTAGTGTTTATGGTCATCGTTGTTCTAATGACATTAGTAAGTGGCATTATGCTTCCCATCGAAATCATGCCAGACAACATTGAAAAAGTAGCCTATTCCCTGCCTACTTATTGGTATAATAAAGGCCTAACAGCGATTGTTTCACAGGCTTCTTTACCAGAATTTCTTCTACCACTTGTCATTCTCTTGGCATTCAGCCTATTGTTTTTGCTAATAGGTAGTAAACGGAAAATCGTGTAA
- a CDS encoding sensor histidine kinase, whose translation MNILTFQRAEWIARIGCMMIMASFWIRVSPELTGFLFIFALLMLLVLRWRFSLPTWTLTIDCLIYLLFIPYWQWTSLALILLVYEIALRGRPIYLVAIGALIFYDSIQTEVFIPLLFSGFVGWCIYTWKTQGGNLQREMDEERQEKYELEALNQDLLESSKRSAHFAELKERNRIAAELHDHVGHEVTGARLAFQAYEHLSKENSPNANQMFNKAQERLSEAARQLRDTSHNLKPIMSDHKERLRNICHQFDGAPVQLHLSGQTESAPPHHWVLLESCLKESLTNISRHCSHVSSIKVDLDITDQITRLRVHNDGIIHSSQVNGTGIRNLRQRARALGGSVSIDKQSGFSLVCVLPITQKEPLL comes from the coding sequence GTGAACATACTCACATTTCAGAGAGCGGAATGGATTGCCCGAATAGGCTGTATGATGATTATGGCCAGTTTCTGGATACGTGTCAGTCCTGAATTAACAGGTTTTTTGTTTATTTTTGCTCTCTTGATGCTTCTTGTATTACGTTGGCGCTTTTCTTTACCTACATGGACTCTTACAATTGACTGCTTGATTTATTTACTATTTATCCCGTATTGGCAATGGACATCACTTGCCCTCATACTACTCGTCTATGAAATTGCCCTAAGGGGCAGACCAATTTATTTAGTGGCAATTGGCGCACTTATCTTCTATGATTCAATACAAACTGAGGTATTTATCCCTCTTTTATTTAGTGGATTTGTGGGTTGGTGTATCTACACGTGGAAAACTCAAGGAGGCAATCTTCAGAGAGAAATGGATGAGGAACGTCAAGAAAAGTATGAGTTAGAAGCATTAAACCAAGATCTTCTCGAATCCTCAAAGCGGTCTGCTCACTTTGCAGAATTAAAGGAACGAAATAGAATTGCAGCGGAGCTTCACGACCACGTTGGACATGAAGTGACGGGAGCTAGACTGGCTTTTCAAGCGTATGAGCATCTAAGCAAAGAAAATAGTCCAAATGCTAATCAAATGTTTAATAAGGCGCAGGAACGCTTATCAGAAGCTGCACGTCAGCTCCGAGATACCTCTCATAATTTAAAACCAATCATGTCAGATCATAAAGAGCGCTTAAGAAATATCTGTCATCAATTTGATGGAGCACCTGTGCAGCTTCACCTTTCTGGTCAAACCGAATCAGCGCCTCCCCACCATTGGGTTCTATTAGAATCTTGTTTAAAGGAAAGTCTAACAAATATCTCTAGGCACTGCTCTCACGTCTCATCTATTAAAGTTGACCTCGACATTACAGACCAGATCACCCGACTTCGTGTACATAATGATGGGATCATCCATTCTTCTCAAGTAAATGGCACAGGTATTCGCAATCTACGTCAACGAGCTCGTGCCCTTGGGGGGAGCGTCTCAATCGACAAACAATCTGGCTTTTCACTTGTCTGTGTATTACCTATTACTCAAAAGGAGCCGCTTTTATGA
- a CDS encoding ABC transporter permease has protein sequence MILPTIKYTGVRMIREYIGMLLLFVLPLVLISIFHLILGDLQNEGLRVFDSVAISMVLAFQLFGGSYPMGYIQEDLFTHRKWRLKSLPINRSLYAFSVMFTGAIFSILQGFAIVLITYFAFGVDWGHFLWALFVISLLSTLSSLVCTLCALVTTNFKVAERLSEVYGIGSIVLAGMFFSLPDNAFFHFMGTYGNPLSLAQTALFEQINNGDFADIWVAILILATAIVVCFVVAILIGRRKIQ, from the coding sequence ATGATCCTACCTACCATAAAATATACCGGCGTCCGAATGATTCGAGAATATATCGGCATGCTTCTTTTATTTGTTTTACCTTTGGTGTTAATTTCTATCTTCCATCTCATCTTAGGTGACTTACAAAATGAAGGTCTTCGTGTATTTGATTCTGTTGCAATTAGTATGGTACTTGCTTTTCAGCTTTTTGGTGGAAGTTATCCAATGGGCTATATCCAAGAAGACTTATTCACACACCGAAAATGGCGCCTTAAATCCCTACCTATTAACCGTTCGTTGTATGCATTTTCTGTCATGTTCACTGGCGCTATTTTTTCCATATTACAAGGCTTTGCCATCGTACTCATCACTTATTTTGCTTTTGGTGTGGACTGGGGTCATTTTCTTTGGGCTTTATTTGTCATCAGTCTTTTATCAACCCTATCAAGCTTGGTTTGTACCTTATGTGCACTGGTCACAACAAATTTCAAAGTCGCTGAACGATTAAGTGAGGTATATGGAATTGGATCGATTGTTCTTGCTGGCATGTTTTTTTCTTTGCCAGACAATGCCTTCTTTCACTTCATGGGCACCTATGGAAATCCATTATCCCTTGCTCAAACGGCCTTATTTGAACAGATTAATAACGGTGACTTCGCTGATATATGGGTTGCAATTCTTATTTTAGCAACTGCTATTGTCGTTTGCTTTGTCGTAGCGATTCTCATAGGAAGGAGGAAGATTCAATGA
- a CDS encoding ABC transporter ATP-binding protein has product MHLFGKELTGNIATIKERIGLVTQELTIFEELTAKENLTFFGGLYGLKADLLQQRIQEALEFVGLESKANKRTKTFSGGMKRRLNIACSLIHKPKLLIMDEPTVGIDPQSRTHILDTVKKLQQQGMTILYTTHYMEELQSIASRVVIMDQGHVVTEGTIKDLVATIQHEEKINVEVAAASDELVTQLQKLEGVKQVSREGNNLQIISRLGSGNLDRTLSLAKEAGGVLSVSAEKPTLEDVFLTLTGKQLRDGDDRE; this is encoded by the coding sequence ATTCATCTATTTGGTAAAGAACTGACTGGTAATATAGCAACCATTAAAGAACGTATTGGGCTTGTTACACAGGAACTAACCATCTTTGAGGAGTTAACTGCTAAAGAAAACCTGACTTTTTTTGGTGGACTATATGGTTTAAAAGCAGATCTGTTACAACAGAGAATACAAGAAGCATTAGAATTTGTTGGCTTAGAATCCAAAGCAAATAAACGAACCAAAACCTTTTCTGGTGGGATGAAACGGCGACTTAACATTGCCTGCTCACTCATCCATAAGCCAAAGCTGCTGATTATGGATGAACCAACTGTTGGAATTGACCCTCAATCTCGTACCCATATTCTAGATACAGTAAAAAAACTTCAGCAGCAAGGCATGACCATTTTATACACAACTCATTATATGGAAGAACTGCAGTCTATTGCATCACGGGTTGTCATTATGGATCAAGGTCATGTTGTCACTGAAGGTACGATAAAAGACTTAGTTGCTACCATTCAGCATGAGGAAAAAATCAATGTCGAAGTAGCTGCTGCCTCAGATGAACTAGTCACACAGCTTCAAAAACTAGAAGGAGTAAAACAGGTCAGTCGGGAGGGCAACAACCTTCAGATCATCTCAAGATTGGGCTCAGGGAACCTAGATCGAACTCTTTCTCTGGCAAAAGAAGCAGGAGGCGTACTCTCTGTTAGTGCTGAAAAACCAACACTTGAAGATGTATTTCTTACATTAACCGGAAAACAGCTTCGAGATGGAGACGATCGAGAATGA
- a CDS encoding response regulator transcription factor, with protein sequence MNLLIVDDDPLVCESLELLLSREQDLQVVGTASNGAEAITFCHRIDVQLILMDIQMPTMNGIEATKQLMQLYPNLLIIMLTTFHDEQNIKLALAAGAKGYLIKSTDVTKMAHSIRSVASGSSVFDPRVIETLLTPKENILSELSKREQSISQLVAKGLSNKEIATQLFLSEGTVRNNLSTILDKLELRDRTQLAIYYLQNKESD encoded by the coding sequence ATGAACCTTTTAATCGTTGATGATGACCCACTCGTATGTGAAAGTCTAGAGCTACTTCTTTCACGTGAGCAAGACCTACAAGTAGTTGGAACAGCTAGTAATGGTGCAGAGGCCATTACTTTTTGTCATCGAATAGATGTACAACTCATTTTAATGGATATACAAATGCCAACGATGAACGGAATTGAAGCCACAAAACAATTAATGCAATTGTATCCTAACCTGCTAATCATCATGTTGACTACGTTTCACGATGAGCAAAATATCAAACTAGCTCTAGCTGCTGGTGCCAAAGGCTATTTAATCAAGTCAACAGACGTTACAAAAATGGCTCACAGTATACGCAGTGTTGCTTCAGGAAGCTCTGTATTTGACCCTCGAGTCATAGAAACCTTACTCACACCTAAAGAAAACATACTGAGTGAATTAAGCAAACGGGAACAATCGATCTCGCAGCTTGTTGCTAAAGGACTTTCCAATAAGGAGATTGCAACACAACTGTTTTTAAGTGAGGGAACTGTGCGGAACAATCTGTCGACCATATTAGATAAGCTTGAATTAAGAGATCGTACCCAACTAGCTATTTACTACTTACAGAACAAAGAATCCGATTAA
- a CDS encoding peptidoglycan recognition protein family protein translates to MNIKMDFLPVTASNRPGRQLNATYITQHETGNSNVGANAEVHSRYIKGADARSRSVSWHFTVDDTQIIQHLPTNEVAWHVGPNGNSQSIGIELCVNSDGDFQKAKANAAWLVKRLMNNLNIPLSRVVTHKHWTGKNCPARLLNEWDDFKRLIETVQSGPQTGGVIVPAPTPTPTPTPQPTRPIVNQFIGNAQTFLNSRNYPTKASFTPLVVDGIVGARTRSALVRIYQYFASVRIDGVFGPVSKRAANTLRKGSTHQWWVRLLQSALNTKGASLAIDGSFGPATETAVRTFSAVQASQLME, encoded by the coding sequence ATGAACATCAAGATGGATTTTTTACCTGTAACAGCTAGTAATCGTCCTGGGCGCCAATTAAATGCCACCTATATCACTCAACATGAAACGGGTAATTCAAATGTAGGGGCAAACGCCGAGGTGCATTCAAGATATATAAAAGGAGCAGACGCTAGATCCCGATCGGTTTCGTGGCATTTTACAGTGGATGACACACAAATTATTCAACACCTACCTACTAATGAGGTGGCATGGCATGTTGGGCCAAATGGCAATAGTCAATCCATTGGTATTGAGTTATGTGTCAATTCAGATGGTGATTTTCAAAAAGCCAAAGCGAATGCTGCTTGGTTGGTTAAACGTCTGATGAACAATCTGAACATCCCACTATCACGAGTCGTGACGCATAAACATTGGACAGGAAAAAATTGTCCTGCTCGTTTGTTAAATGAATGGGATGATTTTAAAAGACTGATTGAAACGGTTCAATCTGGTCCGCAAACGGGTGGAGTGATCGTACCTGCGCCAACTCCGACACCAACTCCAACACCACAGCCAACTAGACCGATTGTAAATCAGTTCATTGGTAACGCACAAACCTTTTTAAACAGCCGTAACTACCCAACAAAGGCTTCCTTCACACCATTAGTCGTTGATGGGATTGTCGGTGCACGCACTCGTTCGGCATTAGTACGCATATATCAGTATTTTGCAAGTGTCCGAATTGATGGGGTATTTGGACCAGTGAGTAAACGTGCTGCGAATACACTTAGAAAAGGTTCTACTCACCAATGGTGGGTTCGCTTATTACAATCGGCACTTAACACAAAAGGAGCAAGCTTAGCCATTGACGGAAGTTTTGGGCCAGCTACAGAAACGGCCGTACGTACTTTCAGCGCAGTTCAGGCATCACAGTTGATGGAATAG